A single region of the Streptomyces sp. ITFR-16 genome encodes:
- a CDS encoding LacI family DNA-binding transcriptional regulator encodes MTAARVRSGGRPTLEEVAARAGVGRGTASRVINGSPRVSAHTREAVEAAVAELGYVPNRAARALAGNRTDAIALVVPESESRFFAEPYFSDIVRGVGAALADTEMQLLLTLVGSDRERRRLAQYLTAHRVDGVLLVSVHADDPLPDLLEQLGMPAVMNGRRSATEPLPSVDSDNFEGARGAVEHLISRGRRSIATITGRLDVYASQRRLDGYRKAVSEAGLEPDERLIAPADFSEEGGVRAMRELLARRPDVDAVFAASDVMAAGARQVLREAGRRIPDDVALIGFDDSAVARHMDPALTSVRQPIEEMGRTMTRVLLEAIAGETTERPQIVLPTELVVRDSS; translated from the coding sequence ATGACGGCAGCGCGAGTACGGAGCGGGGGCCGGCCCACGCTCGAAGAGGTCGCGGCACGGGCGGGGGTGGGGCGCGGCACGGCCTCGCGCGTCATCAACGGCTCACCGAGGGTCAGCGCCCACACACGGGAGGCCGTGGAAGCGGCCGTGGCCGAGCTCGGCTACGTACCCAACCGCGCGGCCCGCGCGCTGGCCGGCAACCGCACGGACGCCATCGCGCTCGTCGTGCCCGAGTCGGAGAGCCGCTTCTTCGCGGAGCCCTACTTCTCCGACATCGTGCGCGGGGTCGGCGCCGCCCTCGCGGACACGGAGATGCAGCTGCTGCTCACCCTGGTCGGCAGCGACCGCGAACGCCGCAGGCTGGCGCAGTATCTGACCGCCCACCGGGTGGACGGCGTGCTGCTGGTCTCCGTGCACGCGGACGACCCGCTGCCCGACCTGCTGGAGCAACTCGGCATGCCCGCCGTTATGAACGGCCGCAGATCCGCCACCGAGCCGCTGCCCTCCGTCGACTCGGACAACTTCGAGGGCGCCCGCGGCGCCGTCGAGCACCTGATCTCCCGGGGCCGCCGCTCCATCGCCACCATCACCGGCCGGCTCGACGTCTACGCCTCCCAGCGGCGTCTCGACGGCTACCGCAAGGCCGTCTCCGAGGCCGGGCTCGAACCGGACGAGCGGCTGATCGCCCCCGCCGACTTCTCCGAGGAGGGCGGGGTGCGGGCCATGCGCGAACTGCTGGCCCGCCGGCCGGACGTGGATGCCGTCTTCGCCGCGTCCGACGTCATGGCGGCGGGCGCACGCCAGGTGCTGCGCGAGGCCGGCCGGCGCATCCCGGACGACGTGGCGCTCATCGGCTTCGACGACTCGGCCGTGGCCCGGCACATGGACCCCGCGCTCACCAGCGTCCGGCAGCCGATCGAGGAGATGGGGCGGACGATGACCCGGGTGCTCCTCGAAGCCATCGCGGGCGAGACCACCGAGCGCCCGCAGATCGTGCTCCCGACGGAACTGGTCGTCCGCGACTCCTCGTGA
- the orn gene encoding oligoribonuclease yields MNDRMVWIDCEMTGLSLTEDALIEVAALVTDSELNVLGEGVDIVIRPPDTALETMPEVVRQMHTASGLLDELAGGTTLADAEEKVLAYVREHVKEPGKAPLCGNSVGTDRGFLSRDMPSLEGYLHYRIVDVSSVKELARRWFPRAYFNSPDKNGNHRALADIRDSITELRYYREAVFVPQPGPDSERAKSIAARVSPPSA; encoded by the coding sequence ATGAACGACCGCATGGTGTGGATCGACTGCGAGATGACCGGGCTCTCGTTGACGGAAGACGCACTCATCGAGGTGGCCGCACTGGTCACCGACTCGGAGTTGAACGTGCTCGGCGAAGGGGTGGACATCGTGATCCGCCCGCCGGACACGGCCCTGGAGACCATGCCCGAGGTGGTGCGGCAGATGCACACCGCCTCGGGCCTCCTCGACGAGCTGGCGGGGGGCACCACGCTGGCCGACGCCGAGGAGAAGGTCCTGGCCTATGTCCGCGAGCATGTGAAGGAGCCCGGCAAGGCCCCGCTCTGCGGAAACTCGGTCGGCACCGACCGGGGCTTCCTCTCGCGGGACATGCCGTCGCTGGAGGGCTACCTCCACTACCGGATCGTCGATGTCTCCTCGGTCAAGGAGCTGGCCCGCCGCTGGTTCCCGAGGGCGTACTTCAACAGTCCGGACAAGAACGGCAACCACCGGGCGCTCGCGGACATCCGTGACTCCATCACGGAGCTGCGGTACTACCGGGAGGCGGTCTTCGTCCCGCAGCCCGGCCCCGACTCCGAGCGCGCGAAGTCGATTGCGGCGCGCGTGTCGCCGCCCTCGGCGTAG
- a CDS encoding helix-turn-helix domain-containing protein, with product MSQDSATATEAVRKLSGRRRREVVAVLLFSGGPIFESSIPLSVFGIDRQDAGVPRYRLLVCSGEEGPLRTTGGLELTAPYGLEAISRAGTVVVPAWRSITSPPPVEALDALRRAHEEGARIVGLCTGAFVLAAAGLLDGRPATTHWMYAPTLAKRYPSVHVDPRELFVDDGDVLTSAGTAAGIDLCLHIVRSDHGTEAAGALARRLVVPPRRSGGQERYLDRSLPEEIGSDPLAEVVAWALEHLHEQFDVETLAARAYMSRRTFDRRFRSLTGSAPLQWLITQRVLQAQRLLETSDYSVDEVAGRCGFRSPVALRGHFRRQLGSSPAAYRAAYRARRPQGGPEPVATVTEAAVPAQGTPAGRRTAVTGPSSAAPSALDGGRGELGKPGTDAFATGRPALPGQRSAP from the coding sequence ATGAGCCAGGACTCCGCCACCGCAACGGAGGCTGTACGGAAGCTGAGCGGACGACGACGCCGCGAGGTCGTCGCCGTACTGCTGTTCAGCGGTGGCCCCATCTTCGAGAGCTCCATCCCGCTGTCCGTGTTCGGAATCGACCGCCAGGACGCGGGGGTTCCGCGCTACCGCCTGCTCGTGTGCAGCGGTGAAGAGGGACCGCTGCGCACCACCGGGGGACTCGAACTGACCGCGCCCTACGGGCTGGAGGCGATCAGCAGGGCCGGCACCGTCGTGGTGCCCGCCTGGCGCTCGATCACCTCCCCACCGCCCGTGGAGGCCCTGGACGCGCTGCGCCGCGCCCACGAGGAGGGCGCCCGCATCGTCGGTCTGTGCACGGGGGCCTTCGTGCTCGCCGCCGCCGGACTGCTGGACGGCCGCCCGGCGACCACGCACTGGATGTACGCACCGACGCTGGCCAAGCGCTATCCGTCGGTCCACGTCGATCCGCGCGAGCTCTTCGTCGACGACGGCGACGTGCTCACCTCGGCCGGGACCGCGGCCGGGATCGATCTCTGTCTGCACATAGTGCGTTCGGACCACGGCACGGAGGCCGCCGGGGCGCTCGCCCGCCGGCTCGTCGTGCCGCCTCGGCGCAGCGGCGGCCAGGAGCGCTACCTCGACAGATCTTTACCGGAGGAGATCGGCTCCGACCCGCTCGCCGAGGTCGTGGCCTGGGCGCTGGAGCATCTGCACGAGCAGTTCGACGTGGAGACGCTGGCCGCGCGCGCCTACATGAGCCGGCGGACCTTCGACCGGAGGTTCCGCTCGCTCACGGGCAGCGCACCGCTCCAGTGGCTGATCACCCAGCGGGTGCTGCAGGCGCAGCGGCTGCTGGAGACGTCCGACTACTCGGTCGACGAGGTCGCGGGCCGTTGCGGCTTCCGCTCGCCGGTCGCGCTGCGCGGGCACTTCCGGCGTCAGCTGGGCTCCTCCCCCGCCGCGTACCGGGCCGCCTACCGGGCCCGTCGTCCGCAGGGGGGTCCGGAGCCGGTGGCCACGGTGACCGAGGCGGCGGTGCCCGCCCAGGGCACCCCGGCCGGCCGCCGGACCGCCGTCACCGGCCCGTCCTCCGCCGCTCCCTCGGCACTGGACGGGGGACGCGGGGAGCTCGGGAAGCCGGGCACCGACGCGTTCGCCACGGGGCGCCCGGCCCTGCCGGGGCAGCGGAGTGCCCCGTAG
- a CDS encoding universal stress protein, producing the protein MAGHEIPEPADRKQVADPMSDLQAAEETRPSCDPAFRHGVVVGFDGSTSSERALAYAIGMSRRTGSGLIIVHVANRLPTTVWAGCEPPVFVDVPDHRTEVLGLELACADYLSEIPWVLVERGGDICHELEEVGREYSADAIVVGSTHGIVGRIFGSVAGRLARRAQRPVVVIP; encoded by the coding sequence ATGGCCGGTCACGAAATCCCCGAACCCGCGGACCGCAAGCAGGTAGCCGACCCCATGTCGGACCTGCAGGCGGCCGAAGAAACGCGCCCATCCTGCGATCCCGCCTTCCGGCACGGTGTCGTCGTCGGCTTCGACGGCTCCACCTCAAGCGAGCGGGCCCTCGCCTATGCCATCGGCATGTCCCGCCGGACGGGCTCCGGACTGATCATCGTCCATGTCGCCAACCGGCTGCCGACGACGGTCTGGGCAGGCTGCGAGCCGCCCGTCTTCGTCGACGTGCCCGACCACCGCACCGAGGTCCTCGGTCTGGAGCTGGCCTGCGCGGACTATCTCTCCGAGATCCCGTGGGTGCTCGTCGAGCGCGGCGGCGACATCTGCCACGAGCTGGAGGAGGTCGGCCGGGAGTACTCGGCCGACGCGATCGTGGTGGGCTCCACGCACGGGATCGTCGGCCGGATCTTCGGCTCCGTGGCGGGCCGGCTGGCGCGGCGCGCCCAGCGCCCGGTCGTCGTCATCCCGTAG
- a CDS encoding acetate uptake transporter, producing MDNDVSAGNTSTSTLGHLALGLTLLAFGIGHTGAVDGVTAADAVSLALYVGGIALFVAGLLEFRAGNGFTGTAFAGLGAFWFTWGTGADARVSAHAAGLFLLLWALFALTLTLGASGRGLLGQGTYGLLFVALLLLGIGQFADSAFLGKAGGWFAAVAGLAAWYGATAALAHWPTALPGRAAGRGVTATG from the coding sequence GTGGACAACGACGTCTCTGCGGGAAACACCAGCACCTCCACCCTCGGCCATCTCGCCCTGGGACTCACGCTGTTGGCATTCGGGATCGGTCACACCGGTGCCGTGGACGGGGTGACGGCAGCCGACGCCGTCTCGCTCGCGCTGTACGTCGGCGGCATCGCCCTGTTCGTCGCGGGACTCCTCGAATTCCGCGCGGGCAACGGCTTCACGGGCACGGCGTTCGCCGGTCTCGGCGCCTTCTGGTTCACCTGGGGCACCGGAGCCGACGCCAGGGTCTCGGCGCACGCGGCGGGGCTCTTCCTGCTGCTGTGGGCCCTGTTCGCGCTCACGCTGACCCTCGGCGCGTCGGGTCGCGGTCTGCTCGGCCAGGGGACGTACGGGCTCCTGTTCGTCGCGCTGCTGCTCCTGGGCATCGGGCAGTTCGCGGACAGCGCCTTCCTGGGCAAGGCGGGCGGCTGGTTCGCCGCCGTGGCGGGCCTGGCCGCCTGGTACGGAGCGACGGCGGCGCTGGCCCACTGGCCGACCGCGCTGCCGGGGCGTGCTGCCGGCCGAGGAGTGACGGCCACCGGCTGA
- the glmS gene encoding glutamine--fructose-6-phosphate transaminase (isomerizing), with product MCGIVGYIGKRDVAPLLLEGLQRLEYRGYDSAGIVITGKPAAGKPAALKMVKAKGRVRELEARVPKRFAGTTGIAHTRWATHGAPSDENAHPHLDADGRVAVVHNGIIDNAAELRTRLTAEGTVFLSETDTEVLVHLIARSEADTLEEKVREALRSVEGTYGIAVMHADFNDRIVVARNGSPVVLGIGEKEMFVASDVAALVAHTRQVVTLDDGEMATLKADDFRTYTTEGSTTTATPTTVEWEAESYDMGGHDTYMHKEISEQADAVDRVLRGRIDDRFSTVHLGGLNLDAREARGVRRIKILGCGTSYHAGQIGAQLIEELARIPADAEPASEFRYRNPVVDPDTLYVAVSQSGETYDVLAAVQELKRKGARVLGVVNVVGSAIAREADGGTYVHAGPEVCVVSTKCFTNTVVAFALLALHLGRIRDLSVADGKRIIEGLRRLPAQISEILENEDEIKKLAAEYADAKSMMFIGRVRGYPVAREASLKLKEVSYIHAEAYPASELKHGPLALIEPAMPTVAIVPDDDLLEKNRAAMEEIKARSGRILAVAHQVQEKADHTIVVPKNENELDPILMGIPLQLFAYHTALAMGRDIDKPRNLAKSVTVE from the coding sequence ATGTGCGGAATCGTCGGTTATATCGGAAAGCGTGACGTGGCCCCGCTGCTGCTGGAGGGCCTGCAGCGGCTGGAGTACCGGGGCTACGACTCCGCGGGCATCGTGATCACCGGGAAGCCGGCGGCCGGCAAGCCCGCCGCGCTGAAGATGGTCAAGGCCAAGGGCCGGGTGCGTGAGCTGGAGGCCCGCGTCCCCAAGCGCTTCGCCGGCACCACCGGCATCGCCCACACCCGCTGGGCCACCCACGGCGCCCCGAGCGACGAGAACGCCCACCCGCACCTGGACGCGGACGGCAGGGTCGCCGTCGTGCACAACGGCATCATCGACAACGCCGCCGAGCTGCGCACCCGGCTCACCGCCGAGGGCACCGTCTTCCTCTCCGAGACCGACACCGAGGTGCTGGTCCACCTGATCGCCCGCTCGGAGGCGGACACCCTGGAGGAGAAGGTCCGCGAGGCCCTGCGCTCGGTCGAGGGCACGTACGGCATCGCCGTCATGCACGCCGACTTCAACGACCGCATCGTGGTCGCGCGCAACGGCTCGCCGGTCGTCCTCGGCATCGGCGAGAAGGAGATGTTCGTCGCGTCGGACGTCGCAGCCCTGGTCGCCCACACCCGCCAGGTCGTCACGCTGGACGACGGCGAGATGGCCACCCTCAAGGCCGACGACTTCCGTACGTACACGACGGAGGGCTCGACCACGACGGCCACACCGACCACCGTGGAGTGGGAGGCCGAGTCGTACGACATGGGCGGCCACGACACGTACATGCACAAGGAGATCTCCGAGCAGGCCGACGCGGTCGACCGGGTGCTGCGCGGCCGGATCGACGACCGGTTCTCCACCGTGCACCTGGGCGGGCTCAACCTGGACGCCCGCGAGGCGCGCGGGGTCCGCCGGATCAAGATCCTCGGCTGCGGCACCTCGTACCACGCGGGCCAGATCGGCGCCCAGCTGATCGAGGAGCTGGCCCGCATCCCCGCGGACGCCGAGCCCGCGTCCGAGTTCCGCTACCGCAACCCGGTGGTGGACCCGGACACGCTGTACGTCGCGGTCTCCCAGTCCGGTGAGACGTACGACGTGCTGGCCGCCGTCCAGGAGCTGAAGCGCAAGGGCGCGCGCGTCCTCGGCGTGGTCAACGTCGTCGGCTCCGCCATCGCCCGGGAGGCCGACGGGGGTACGTACGTCCACGCGGGCCCCGAGGTGTGCGTGGTCTCCACCAAGTGCTTCACCAACACCGTCGTCGCGTTCGCGCTGCTCGCCCTGCACCTGGGCCGCATCCGGGACCTGTCGGTCGCCGACGGCAAGCGGATCATCGAGGGCCTGCGCAGGCTGCCCGCGCAGATCAGCGAGATCCTGGAGAACGAGGACGAGATCAAGAAGCTGGCCGCGGAGTACGCGGACGCCAAGTCGATGATGTTCATCGGCCGGGTGCGCGGCTACCCGGTCGCCCGTGAGGCCTCGCTGAAGCTCAAGGAGGTCTCGTACATCCACGCCGAGGCCTACCCCGCCTCCGAGCTGAAGCACGGCCCGCTCGCGCTGATCGAGCCCGCGATGCCGACCGTGGCGATCGTGCCGGACGACGACCTGCTGGAGAAGAACCGCGCCGCGATGGAGGAGATCAAGGCCCGCAGCGGCCGCATCCTCGCCGTGGCCCACCAGGTCCAGGAGAAGGCCGACCACACCATCGTCGTCCCGAAGAACGAGAACGAGCTGGACCCGATCCTGATGGGCATCCCGCTCCAGCTCTTCGCGTACCACACGGCGCTGGCCATGGGCCGCGACATCGACAAGCCGCGCAACCTGGCGAAGTCCGTCACCGTCGAGTAG
- a CDS encoding beta-N-acetylhexosaminidase, translated as MRLHTVRRSALPRALPRLLGSLLLVTAAGVSSACATPAASAAGSTPAAWAPRPLGQVVPAPASVRPGGSPYSVTDATRIRVDASSGEARKIGDYLAGVLRPSTGYALPVTTKDGADGIRLRLSTRDSKLGAEGYTLTSVHGSVTITARKPAGLFHGVQTLRQLLPAEVESDSVRKGPWRVSGGSVTDTPRYAYRGAMLDVSRHFFSVDEVKRYIDQVALYKMNTFHIHLSDDQGWRIAVDSWPKLATYGGSTEVGGGPGGYYTKAQYKEIVRYAASRYLEVVPEIDMPGHTNAALASYAELNCDGVAPPLYTGTKVGFSSLCAAKDVTYDFIDDVLGEVAALTPGRYLHIGGDEAHSTSHEDYVKVMERAQAAVGKYGKTVMGWHQLTGASPVKGAVAQYWGYDATGAAERQQVVDAAKNGTKLVLSPADRVYLDMKYNEQTELGLKWAGLVEVQRSYDWDPATYLTGAPESAVLGVEAPIWSETLTDSDDIDVMAFPRLPGAAELGWSPAATHDWDTYKVRLAALGPRFSAQGIDYYRSPQVPWPAEPALSE; from the coding sequence GTGAGACTCCACACGGTCCGGCGCAGCGCTCTTCCCCGTGCTCTACCCCGTCTTCTCGGCTCGCTGCTTCTCGTCACGGCGGCCGGTGTCTCCAGCGCGTGCGCCACCCCCGCGGCGTCCGCCGCGGGCAGCACCCCGGCCGCCTGGGCGCCCAGGCCCCTCGGCCAGGTCGTGCCCGCCCCCGCCTCGGTCAGACCGGGCGGCTCCCCGTACTCCGTCACCGACGCCACCAGGATCCGGGTCGACGCCTCCTCCGGCGAGGCCCGCAAGATCGGCGACTACCTGGCGGGCGTCCTGCGCCCCTCCACCGGCTACGCCCTGCCCGTCACCACCAAGGACGGCGCCGACGGCATCCGGCTGCGGCTCAGCACGCGCGACAGCAAGCTCGGCGCGGAGGGCTACACGCTGACCTCGGTCCACGGCTCGGTCACCATCACCGCCCGCAAGCCCGCAGGGCTCTTCCACGGCGTCCAGACGCTGCGTCAGCTCCTGCCGGCCGAGGTGGAGAGCGACAGCGTCCGGAAGGGGCCGTGGCGGGTCTCGGGCGGCAGCGTCACCGACACCCCGCGCTACGCCTACCGGGGCGCGATGCTCGACGTCTCGCGGCACTTCTTCTCGGTCGACGAGGTCAAGCGCTACATCGACCAGGTCGCGCTGTACAAGATGAACACCTTCCACATCCACCTCTCCGACGACCAGGGCTGGCGGATCGCCGTCGACTCCTGGCCGAAGCTGGCCACGTACGGCGGCTCGACGGAGGTGGGCGGCGGGCCCGGCGGCTACTACACCAAGGCCCAGTACAAGGAGATCGTCCGGTACGCGGCCTCCCGCTACCTGGAGGTGGTCCCGGAGATCGACATGCCGGGCCACACCAACGCGGCGCTCGCCTCGTACGCGGAGCTGAACTGCGACGGTGTCGCGCCCCCGCTCTACACCGGTACGAAGGTCGGCTTCAGCTCCCTGTGCGCGGCCAAGGACGTCACGTACGACTTCATCGACGACGTCCTCGGCGAGGTGGCCGCGCTGACCCCCGGCCGCTACCTCCACATCGGCGGCGACGAGGCGCACTCCACCAGTCACGAGGACTACGTGAAGGTCATGGAGCGGGCCCAGGCCGCCGTCGGGAAGTACGGCAAGACCGTGATGGGCTGGCACCAGCTCACCGGGGCCTCGCCGGTCAAGGGCGCGGTCGCGCAGTACTGGGGCTACGACGCCACGGGGGCCGCCGAGCGGCAGCAGGTGGTGGACGCCGCGAAGAACGGCACGAAGCTGGTGCTGTCCCCGGCGGACCGGGTGTACCTCGACATGAAGTACAACGAGCAGACCGAACTGGGCCTGAAGTGGGCCGGTCTGGTCGAGGTCCAGCGCTCCTACGACTGGGACCCGGCGACCTATCTCACCGGGGCTCCGGAGAGCGCCGTGCTCGGCGTCGAGGCCCCGATCTGGTCGGAGACCCTGACCGACAGCGACGACATCGACGTGATGGCGTTCCCGAGGCTGCCCGGGGCGGCGGAGCTCGGGTGGTCCCCGGCGGCGACGCACGACTGGGACACGTACAAGGTGCGGCTGGCGGCGCTGGGGCCGCGGTTCTCCGCGCAGGGCATCGACTACTACCGGTCGCCCCAGGTTCCGTGGCCGGCGGAGCCGGCGCTGTCGGAGTGA
- a CDS encoding ABC transporter substrate-binding protein, translated as MGGAVGLGAVLAACGDSDSKDSAATGSKSAPAGPWKFKDDRGQTAEAKSVPKNIVAFTGVAAALHDYGVEVKAVFGPTRTKDGKADVQAGDLDISKVEILGNVWGEFNVEKYAELGPELLVTAMWEKDALWYVPDQSKDKILKLAPSVALWAAQTTIPKAIQRHEDLAASLGADVRSAKVTAAKARFEKAAARLRAAAKSKPDIKVMVGSASQDLFYVSLAKTSADTLYFQELGVKFVEPKVNKAGFFEELSWENVGKYEADIIMMDNRSSALQPDALASKPTWTQLPAVKAGQVVPRTTEPIYSYDKCAPILEDLAKAIENAKKAA; from the coding sequence ATGGGCGGCGCCGTTGGCCTCGGCGCCGTGCTGGCGGCCTGCGGCGACAGCGACTCCAAGGACTCCGCCGCCACCGGCTCCAAGAGCGCGCCCGCCGGGCCGTGGAAGTTCAAGGACGACCGGGGGCAGACGGCCGAGGCCAAGTCCGTCCCGAAGAACATCGTCGCCTTCACCGGTGTCGCCGCCGCCCTCCACGACTACGGCGTCGAGGTCAAGGCCGTCTTCGGCCCGACCAGGACGAAGGACGGCAAGGCCGATGTGCAGGCCGGCGACCTCGACATCAGCAAGGTCGAGATCCTCGGCAACGTCTGGGGCGAGTTCAACGTCGAGAAGTACGCGGAGCTCGGCCCGGAGCTGCTGGTCACCGCGATGTGGGAGAAGGACGCCCTCTGGTACGTGCCGGACCAGTCCAAGGACAAGATCCTGAAGCTGGCCCCGAGCGTCGCCCTGTGGGCAGCCCAGACCACGATCCCCAAGGCCATCCAGCGCCACGAGGACCTCGCCGCCTCGCTCGGCGCGGACGTCAGGTCCGCGAAGGTCACCGCCGCCAAGGCCCGCTTCGAGAAGGCCGCGGCCCGGCTGCGCGCCGCCGCGAAGTCCAAGCCGGACATCAAGGTGATGGTCGGCTCGGCCAGCCAGGACCTGTTCTACGTCTCGCTCGCCAAGACCTCCGCGGACACCCTGTACTTCCAGGAGCTGGGCGTGAAGTTCGTCGAGCCGAAGGTGAACAAGGCGGGCTTCTTCGAGGAGCTGAGCTGGGAGAACGTCGGCAAGTACGAGGCCGACATCATCATGATGGACAACCGGTCCTCGGCCCTGCAGCCCGACGCCCTGGCCTCCAAGCCCACCTGGACCCAGCTGCCCGCCGTCAAGGCCGGCCAGGTCGTCCCGCGCACCACCGAGCCGATCTACAGCTACGACAAGTGCGCCCCCATCCTCGAAGACCTCGCCAAGGCCATCGAAAACGCCAAGAAGGCCGCCTGA
- a CDS encoding GNAT family N-acetyltransferase, which translates to MKHRAWPLYGLRIRTPRLELRLPGLELLDELGAVAADGVHAPDAMPFTVPWTDGPPAERGRAVFQHVLSTIAGWSADDWHLSLAVLHEGRVVGRQDLMAKNFAVTGQVETGSWLGLAHQGRGIGTEMRAAVLHLAFAGLGAATAVSAAMTDNPRSLGVSRRLGYQPDGLSVAALRGEPVTLQRLRPERGRWEEHRTAEVTVEGLDDCREMFG; encoded by the coding sequence ATGAAGCATCGCGCCTGGCCCCTGTACGGGCTCCGCATCCGTACGCCCCGGCTGGAACTGCGCCTGCCCGGACTGGAGTTGCTGGACGAGCTGGGAGCGGTCGCCGCCGACGGGGTGCACGCCCCGGACGCGATGCCGTTCACCGTCCCGTGGACCGACGGCCCGCCCGCCGAGCGCGGCCGGGCGGTCTTCCAGCATGTGCTGTCCACGATCGCCGGCTGGTCGGCCGACGACTGGCACCTGAGCCTCGCGGTGCTGCACGAGGGCCGGGTGGTCGGACGCCAGGACCTGATGGCGAAGAACTTCGCGGTGACCGGCCAGGTGGAGACGGGCTCCTGGCTCGGGCTCGCGCACCAGGGCCGGGGCATCGGCACGGAGATGCGGGCCGCCGTCCTGCACCTCGCGTTCGCCGGACTCGGCGCGGCCACGGCGGTCTCGGCCGCGATGACGGACAACCCCCGCTCGCTGGGCGTCTCGCGGCGGCTCGGCTATCAGCCGGACGGGCTGTCGGTCGCCGCGCTGCGGGGCGAGCCGGTCACCCTCCAGCGGCTGCGCCCGGAGCGCGGGCGCTGGGAGGAGCACCGCACGGCCGAGGTGACGGTCGAGGGGCTCGACGACTGCCGGGAGATGTTCGGATGA